Within Estrella lausannensis, the genomic segment TTCTTTTTGAGCTTGCCAATGCTGCCAGCGTGCTGCGGGCTGAAGCCAAGATAGAGATGATAACGCAGCGGGATCTCTTTGCTTTTGAGCTCTCGGTCAATCATTTCCTTTTTTTGCTCATAGGTCTCTACCGAGCAGCAAGGAGGGTTATTGTTCGGCATATCAAATACTGTCGTTATCCCACCCTGCAACGCAGCCTCGGCGCCTGTGATCCAGTCCTCTTTGTAGTCGAACCCTGGCACCCGAAAATGCACATGAGGATCTATCAGAGCAGGCAACATCAGAAGTTTTCCGCCGGCTTCGATCACCTCTTCCGATTCCGATTCGATCTTGACATCGTGGATCGTTCCGTCCAGTCTCTTCACATTTTTGATCAGAATCATTATGACACTCCCCGGTTCCGGATGAACTTATCTCCACTCTTTGAAAAGACGCGGTCCATTAAAACGGCAATCTCTAAAGCTCCCTTTAAAAAAGGGCGTGGCTGAATGACGTTGTGTATAAACGACACTCTTGCCTTTTGTCAAACGACAACTCCCTTCCATACTATTTTTCTTAATAATCGCATTTTTATTTCAGAATGAGGGAATTAGACGTGAAGAGATATTGATTTTAATTTTAATTTACAAAGCAAACTATTCCTCTTCAGAATTCGGGGCTTGTGGCGGGCACTTGCGCCTTAACGCGAACTGTTTGAGGAAAAAGATCCAATGGATTGACCTCGATAAAGACGTGCCCTTTCTCTCTTAAGAATAAAAGTATCCGGCGCCAGAGTCTGCCGAGGCTCTCATAACACTCTTTTCAGAAAACTCAAAGCGCAGTTTCATCATGTGACACCTTCAGGGAAAAGCACTAAAATCAAATAAGTGGATCCATGCCAGACGTGCGCCCTTTCTCCATGGGCGCCTAAATTTTTAATAGAGGCTATCCGCAGGTCTGATTATTGCGCTATTTTGCCTTGGCGCTTCAGAAAAACTGTTTTTTTACTTTGATGGAAGGTAATTTTGATTGTATAAAAAACTCGGGAAAAGTACGATAGACCCTTAAAGAATTTTCGCATAAGGAAAGATGGCTGAGTGGCCGAAAGCGCGTCCCTGCTAAGGACGTATACCCCTAAAGGGTATCGAGGGTTCGAATCCCTCTCTTTCCGAGCATACTAAGGCAGCCTTTAGAGGCTGCCTTTTTTTTTGGCACTAAACCCTGCGCATTTCAAGCCGCGGGTAAGACGATTAGATCTTTTTCCCCGAATAGATTAATGCCGCCACATAGCTGATTCCTGAAATCAAAGCGATCGTAGCGCCGACGGGCCAATCGAGATAAAAGGCTGCCATCATCCCGAAAAAGCAATAAAGAGAGGAGATGACCGAAGCTAAGATCATCATACTGGAGAGGCGATTGGTGAACAGATTGGCAATGGCAGGCGGCACCGNNNNNNNCAGGCGGCACCGCCAGCATCATCATCACGAGAATAATCCCTACGACCTGAATCAGAAGGACCACGCAGATCCCTGTCAGAATGAGAAGAATCATGTAGAGCAGTTTAACGTTTTGTCCTTGTAGAAAGGCCTGATCCTCATCGAAGCATATAGCCAGAAAGCGCTTATGCAAAAGCAGCACCGTGCCAATGACAACGCCATCCAAAACAGTCAGCACTACCAGGTCTTCCTGAGTGACCCACAAAATATTGCCCACCAAAAAGTTCGCCAGCTCAACGTTAAACCCTGGAGTGATCGAAATAAATACGACTCCAATCGCCATGCCGACCGCCCAAAGGGCAGCGATCACGGAGTCTTCCCTCTCCCTGCGATAAAGGTGGATCCAACCGATGAGAAGACTGGATAAAACCGCCGATGAAAGAGCTCCAAGAAGGGGGCTTGCCCACATAAGGCCGTGCACCCTTTCCAGCCAAAGGCAAAACCCAATTCCCGACAGGACGGAATGGGATATGCCGCCGCTGATAAAGGATATTCTTTTGACAACAACGTAAGATCCAACAATTCCCCCAGCAAGGGATGCCAAGACTCCCGCAAAAAGAGCGGAGATGAACAAGGGATTTGTAAAAAGTAGCTCCAAAAAGGCCATATCAAGCGTCCGGTTTTATAATCTGCAGGCGGCAGTTGTCTTTTTTCATCTCTTTGGTGAGCAGAGGAGCGTGATAGAGCCCCAGGGCAAAGTGTTCGCACACTTCGCTCGCCTTGAAGCAAGAGACCTCTCTTTCAACGCACACTACCCTGTCCACCATCTCAACTGCTGTCTTCAAATCGTGCGTTACAAGCACCACGGTGATGCGGCGGCTTAAACTCTTTAAAAGGGAAAAAATTTGCGCTTCTGCTTCTTTGTCCACACTCGCCGTGGGCTCGTCGAGTAGGAGCAGCTGAGGATTTGAGGCGAGGGCTCTTGCAATTAAAGCTCTTTGCATCTGGCCTCCCGACAATGTACCCAATGACCGTCCTGCCAGATCAAGCAAGCCCACCTGCTCAAGGGACTCTTCAGCAGCCTGAATATCTTTCTTAGAAAAAACACCCCACCAGGGGAGCCACTTCAGCCTACCCTCCAAAACCAGTTCAAGAACGCTGATAGGGAATGATTTGTCAAAACCGGGATGCTGAGGGACATATCCAAAAAAGTTGAGAGCTTCCTTAGGCGCGTGTCCAAAAATCTCCACCTTGCCGCATCGGATATCCAAAAGCCCCATCACGATTTTAAGCAGCGTCGACTTGCCTCCGCCATTCGGCCCGATAATTCCGATGAATTCCCCTTCTTCAATTTGGAAATTCACATCTTTTAAAACAATGCTGTCGGAGTAGCCGAAAGTGAGATTTTCTACCTTGATGGCCGGTTTCATTTACTTGCTCTCCGGCCTTGACTTAGCAAACAGCTCAGCCATCTTCTTGAGGTTTTCGAAGTAGTTGTCGCTGTAAGGATTGACTTCAACAAGAGACGCTCCCAGATACTCGGCAATTACTTTGGCACCTTTAGAAGGATGCTGAGGCTGGGTGAAGATCGTGTTGATATGAGCGCTCTTTGCTGTTTGAACAACCGCCAAAATCTGCTTCTGCGTCGGCTCCCTTCCTTCAAATTCGATGGTAACCTGGCTTAGCCCAAAGTCGCGCGCGAGGTAGCCGAAAGAGGGGTGAGAGACTAAGATCGTGAGCGGATCGCTTTTGGGCAAGATGAGATTTAACTGCTGTTCAACAGCATCAAGTTTATGTTGCAACTCCTGAGTGTTTCTCTCAAACTCTTCTCTTTTTTCCGGATGCATTTCAATAAGCGAATCCCTGATGGTGTTGACCTGAACTTTCATTTCTCTCGGGCTTAGCCATACGTGAGGATCAAATCCCTGAGAAAGGCACAGTCCGCCTTTATGGCAGTGGCCATCATGACAGTGCCCCTCATGAAGGTGGCTTTCATCTCCGCGGATAAGATCGACACCCTTCCTCAGATCAACGATTTTAATCGATGGGTTCATACCTCTGATTGTTTTGACGACTCTTGGTTCAAAACTCTCTCCCATGACAAACCATAATTTGGCTTGAGCTGCCTCCACCATCTGCCGCGGATTCGGCTCAAAAGAGTGCGCCGAAGCGCCCTGAGGCACCATCACCTCAACATCAAAAAGATCTCCCCCGATGGCATGAACAAAATAGCTGTAGGGAGTTATGGTCACTAACACCTTCTCTTTGACACTTCTCTCTTCAGCCGCGAGAGAAAAAATAAAGAGCAGTCCCAGGGAAAGTAATCTGATCAGCATGAAAAACCTATAGTGTATATACCGAAGGCGATTCAAAATTTAGTTTTTGGCATTAGGAAGGCCACAATCACAAATTCTGAGGCGTCTTCGATATAGAAGAGGTCGAGACACTTAAAAAGCCCATAAAGGCTTGAAATGATAAATTATTCCTCTATATTTTCCATTAAAAAAGGAATATACGCAAGGAAGAGCGTCACCCACAAAAGATCGTTAAATTCGAGAAAAGCAAAAATTCGTCGAAATAACCCTCAACAGATCCTTGCCTTTTTATTGAAGAAGCTATATGATCAAGCCTCATTTCCTTTGGAGGAGTGTCCGAGTGGCCGAAGGAGCACGCCTGGAAAGTGTGTATACGCTAAACACGTATCGTGGGTTCGAATCCCACCTCCTCCGAAATGCTTAACGAACCAAATTAAAGCTTGGTTCAACGTCTTCCCCCCCGTTAGGGTAGTTGCTTAGACAAAAAAGCGCTCTATTTCATGTCATTCCCCACCAATAAATTAGCCTGGATCGTCACTCAATCCACCGCGCTATTGATGTTGACAATCCTCTTGATTCATCCAGGCTCATGGCCTGAAATTATCACCTATTCCGGATATTTTGCTGTCGGTTACTTAGTTCTGACTCTTTCATTGAATCCCCTCCGCTTCCTATTCCCCAGATTTCAGTGGATAAAAAACATCAATCGCTACAGGAAAGAG encodes:
- a CDS encoding metal ABC transporter permease, which translates into the protein MMILASVISSLYCFFGMMAAFYLDWPVGATIALISGISYVAALIYSGKKI
- a CDS encoding metal ABC transporter ATP-binding protein; protein product: MKPAIKVENLTFGYSDSIVLKDVNFQIEEGEFIGIIGPNGGGKSTLLKIVMGLLDIRCGKVEIFGHAPKEALNFFGYVPQHPGFDKSFPISVLELVLEGRLKWLPWWGVFSKKDIQAAEESLEQVGLLDLAGRSLGTLSGGQMQRALIARALASNPQLLLLDEPTASVDKEAEAQIFSLLKSLSRRITVVLVTHDLKTAVEMVDRVVCVEREVSCFKASEVCEHFALGLYHAPLLTKEMKKDNCRLQIIKPDA
- a CDS encoding metal ABC transporter solute-binding protein, Zn/Mn family, coding for MLIRLLSLGLLFIFSLAAEERSVKEKVLVTITPYSYFVHAIGGDLFDVEVMVPQGASAHSFEPNPRQMVEAAQAKLWFVMGESFEPRVVKTIRGMNPSIKIVDLRKGVDLIRGDESHLHEGHCHDGHCHKGGLCLSQGFDPHVWLSPREMKVQVNTIRDSLIEMHPEKREEFERNTQELQHKLDAVEQQLNLILPKSDPLTILVSHPSFGYLARDFGLSQVTIEFEGREPTQKQILAVVQTAKSAHINTIFTQPQHPSKGAKVIAEYLGASLVEVNPYSDNYFENLKKMAELFAKSRPESK